The window TATATTCCGCTTCGTATACTAATGGAAATAATAGCATTTACACCGTACATTATAGTAATATTATTCGCTAAGGTTGTAGGCAGTTTAATGTACTATCTTGCACCAGGTGTTAGAAAAACTGCTTTAATTAATTTAAAACAGGCATTTCCAAATAAAAGTTTTCATGAAAGAAAAATAATTGCAAAACGTTCTATGAAATCTATGATAATGACTTTTGCCGAATTCATTAAATCATCAAGAATGTCAGATGAACAAATATTAAAAAGAATAAAAATAGAAGGTCAGGATAAATTTGATGAAGCTATGAATAAGAAAAAAAGAGGTATTGTAGCTATCACAGGACATATAGGAAATTGGGAATATATAGCTTTTTATTTTGCTATCAAAGGATATAATCCCGGAGTCATATTCCGTCCTCTTGATAATCCTAAATTAGATGCTTATATGCGTTCTTGGAGAGAGAAAAGAGGTATGAAATGCATATCAAGATGGGGAGATTTGAGAGAAATATTTCATGTATTAAATAATAATTCTCCTGTTGCTTTTTTATGCGATCAAAATTATTTGGACGGTGTTTTTGTAGACTTCTTTGGATACCCTGCTGCCACAGCAGTTGGTCCTGTTGCTATAGCTATGAAAACAGGTTCTCCAATGGCTATACTTTATAGTTTGCCTGACAGATATGGTCATCATAAAATAATAGTTTATGACATAATGTACATAGAACAAAAAGAAACTAAAGAAGAAACTATAAAGCATAATGTTCAAAGATACACAAAAAAATTGGAGGAAATAATTTCAAAACACCCTGAAAATTGGCTTTGGGTTCACCCAAGATGGAATACAAGACCTAATGGAGAGCCTGAAATTTTTTATAAAAATAATAATTATAAATAGTTTTTTACTTTGTTTTTTTTTCATAGGTTTATATTATATATTAAATGT of the Brachyspira hampsonii genome contains:
- a CDS encoding lysophospholipid acyltransferase family protein, producing MAYKSPKVVMLEYIPLRILMEIIAFTPYIIVILFAKVVGSLMYYLAPGVRKTALINLKQAFPNKSFHERKIIAKRSMKSMIMTFAEFIKSSRMSDEQILKRIKIEGQDKFDEAMNKKKRGIVAITGHIGNWEYIAFYFAIKGYNPGVIFRPLDNPKLDAYMRSWREKRGMKCISRWGDLREIFHVLNNNSPVAFLCDQNYLDGVFVDFFGYPAATAVGPVAIAMKTGSPMAILYSLPDRYGHHKIIVYDIMYIEQKETKEETIKHNVQRYTKKLEEIISKHPENWLWVHPRWNTRPNGEPEIFYKNNNYK